In the Pseudorasbora parva isolate DD20220531a chromosome 23, ASM2467924v1, whole genome shotgun sequence genome, one interval contains:
- the gdnfa gene encoding glial cell line-derived neurotrophic factor has product MKLWDILATCLLLLSSVSARPLFHKLQPSKRAVVRSESPALDPIIDSQPENPNQKHASMEEQYAVNGLYPEQFENVMDFIEATIGRLRRSPDAESQPKRRQKGATNTDRAGRGRGDKKRGRGRGRNTEKKVKESRDDRVKGQGRGCLLKEIHLNVTDLGLGYRTKEELIFRYCSGPCYDAETNYDKILNNLTHNKKLDKETPSRTCCRPIAFDDDISFLDDSLEYHTLKKHSARKCACV; this is encoded by the exons ATGAAGTTATGGGACATTCTAGCCACGTGTTTGTTGCTCCTGAGCTCCGTTTCCGCACGTCCCCTCTTCCACAAGCTGCAGCCATCCAAAAGAGCCGTGGTCCGCAGTGAGAGCCCCGCTCTGGACCCCATCATTGACTCCCAGCCTGAAAACCCCAACCAAAAACACGCCTCCATGGAGGAACAAT ATGCCGTGAACGGCCTTTACCCGGAGCAGTTCGAGAACGTCATGGACTTCATTGAAGCGACGATCGGCCGACTGCGCAGGTCACCGGATGCCGAATCTCAGCCGAAGCGGCGACAGAAAGGAGCAACAAACACCGACAGGGCAGGACGGGGACGCGGAGACAAGAAGAGAGGGCGCGGACGAGGCcgaaacactgaaaaaaaag tGAAGGAAAGCCGAGACGACAGGGTCAAAGGTCAAGGGCGTGGCTGCCTCCTGAAGGAGATCCACCTGAACGTGACGGATCTGGGATTGGGTTACAGGACCAAAGAGGAGCTGATCTTCCGCTACTGCAGCGGCCCGTGTTACGACGCCGAGACCAACTACGACAAAATCCTGAACAACCTCACACACAACAAGAAGCTGGACAAGGAGACGCCGTCCCGAACCTGCTGCAGGCCGATCGCGTTCGACGACGACATCTCCTTTTTGGACGACAGCTTGGAGTATCACACACTCAAGAAGCATTCCGCTAGAAAGTGTGCGTGCGTTTGA